Proteins from one Desulfovibrio intestinalis genomic window:
- a CDS encoding acyltransferase, with amino-acid sequence MLVVQVSQHHSATSLSNVMDTDASEQTTALPPGLAEVINMSMLRKALERGLTPANIISYASLQVMTRWGRFWGTLRLRCKAALVGVPIGAGVTAHGPVGLMRWPGSHISIGDETSLISSWRRATAAALATPVRLRTFGPGARIDIGPGAQLSGTSITARSTAISIGRQVLIAPNCIIVDSDFHAHWPPEARATEPGMEGDRPVAIGDYAWIGLNCIILKGVTIGEGAIIGAGSVVTKDVPPHSLAAGSPARVLRSLVPTEDRAAAPQSAGQARPAAQTEIPLRRDA; translated from the coding sequence ATGCTGGTTGTTCAAGTCAGCCAGCACCACTCCGCCACCAGTCTGTCCAATGTAATGGATACGGACGCAAGCGAACAAACTACGGCATTACCGCCAGGGCTGGCGGAGGTAATCAACATGAGCATGCTGCGAAAAGCTCTGGAACGGGGCCTCACCCCTGCCAATATAATCAGCTACGCCAGCCTTCAGGTGATGACGCGATGGGGACGCTTTTGGGGCACCCTGCGTCTGCGTTGCAAGGCCGCCCTTGTGGGCGTGCCCATTGGCGCAGGCGTTACTGCCCACGGCCCGGTGGGGCTCATGCGCTGGCCGGGCAGCCACATATCCATCGGGGATGAAACAAGCCTTATTTCATCCTGGCGGCGGGCCACGGCAGCGGCTCTGGCAACGCCTGTGCGCCTGCGTACCTTTGGCCCCGGCGCACGCATTGATATTGGCCCCGGCGCGCAACTCAGCGGCACGTCCATAACTGCCCGCTCCACCGCCATCAGCATCGGACGGCAGGTATTGATTGCGCCCAACTGCATCATTGTGGATTCAGACTTTCACGCCCATTGGCCGCCAGAAGCCCGCGCCACAGAACCGGGGATGGAAGGCGACAGGCCCGTGGCCATTGGCGACTACGCCTGGATTGGCCTCAACTGCATCATTCTCAAGGGCGTCACCATTGGCGAGGGAGCTATTATCGGTGCTGGCAGCGTGGTAACAAAAGACGTGCCGCCGCACAGCCTTGCTGCAGGGTCGCCGGCCCGTGTGCTGCGTTCTCTTGTTCCCACTGAAGACCGCGCCGCCGCGCCGCAATCCGCAGGGCAGGCAAGGCCTGCCGCGCAAACCGAAATCCCGCTCAGGAGAGACGCATAA
- a CDS encoding FeoA family protein — MDKRESVFPLTALKVGEPAYIVSINARGELARRIRDMGLGSGMPVSVVGYAPLRDPLALRCAEATIALRRSEAKSIMVRQHVETQPAATRK, encoded by the coding sequence ATGGACAAGCGCGAAAGTGTTTTTCCGCTCACGGCCCTCAAGGTTGGCGAGCCTGCGTATATTGTAAGCATCAATGCCAGGGGCGAACTGGCCCGCAGAATTCGCGACATGGGACTCGGTTCGGGCATGCCTGTTTCAGTGGTAGGGTATGCCCCGCTGAGGGATCCTCTGGCCCTGCGTTGCGCCGAGGCTACCATTGCCCTGCGGCGCAGTGAGGCCAAATCCATCATGGTGCGGCAACACGTTGAAACACAGCCCGCAGCAACCCGCAAATAA
- a CDS encoding NADPH-dependent FMN reductase yields MSNLTFLGISGSLRRASRNTGLLRCCAAHLPEGVRMEIANISALPFYNEDIEKPQAAKDLIAQVTAADALVLACPEYNYSLAPALKNALDWVSREPNLGPLSGKAVCIVGAGGGMGTSRSQYHLRQVCVYLNLHVLNKPELFSNAFTPSFDDQGNVVDDGLAKQTAEVMQALAQWTRQLKK; encoded by the coding sequence ATGAGCAATCTTACCTTTTTGGGTATTTCAGGCAGTTTGCGCCGCGCCTCCCGCAATACGGGTCTGCTGCGCTGCTGCGCCGCCCATCTTCCCGAGGGCGTCCGTATGGAGATCGCCAATATCTCCGCACTGCCCTTCTATAATGAAGATATTGAAAAACCGCAGGCCGCCAAAGACCTCATTGCGCAGGTCACTGCGGCAGACGCTCTTGTGCTGGCTTGCCCGGAGTACAACTACTCGCTGGCTCCTGCTCTGAAAAACGCGCTGGACTGGGTTTCGCGTGAGCCCAACCTCGGCCCGCTTTCGGGCAAGGCCGTTTGCATTGTGGGCGCCGGAGGCGGCATGGGCACCAGCCGTAGCCAGTACCATCTGCGTCAGGTTTGCGTGTATCTGAACCTGCATGTGCTGAACAAGCCCGAACTGTTCTCCAATGCCTTTACACCAAGCTTTGACGACCAGGGCAATGTGGTGGACGACGGCCTCGCCAAACAGACTGCCGAGGTCATGCAGGCTCTTGCCCAGTGGACCCGGCAACTGAAAAAATAG
- a CDS encoding thioesterase family protein, producing MKKILEPGISGTSEITVSEAMLACHVGSGLVEVFSTAMMIARMEATAVAVVQDVLPEGMTTVGTKVDVAHVAATPCGMQVTFTAELTGMSSNGKGLTFKVSARDEVGLIGEGVHERVVVHKEKFESRTRHRKDCGC from the coding sequence ATGAAAAAAATTCTGGAGCCGGGCATTTCCGGCACGTCTGAAATTACTGTCAGCGAAGCCATGCTGGCCTGTCATGTTGGCAGCGGTCTGGTTGAGGTTTTTTCCACAGCCATGATGATAGCCCGGATGGAAGCCACCGCCGTGGCCGTCGTGCAGGATGTGCTGCCTGAAGGCATGACCACTGTGGGCACCAAGGTGGATGTGGCCCATGTAGCGGCAACACCCTGCGGCATGCAGGTGACGTTCACCGCGGAACTGACGGGCATGTCCTCCAACGGCAAGGGACTGACCTTCAAGGTAAGCGCCCGTGACGAAGTGGGCCTGATAGGCGAGGGCGTTCACGAACGCGTCGTGGTACATAAAGAAAAGTTTGAAAGCCGCACCCGCCACCGCAAGGACTGTGGCTGCTGA
- a CDS encoding ammonia-forming cytochrome c nitrite reductase subunit c552 translates to MNKRIVTTALALATLLGVALLSGCQDVSTELKAPKYKTGIPETELKMSAFKGAFPQQYASYMKNNEDKVMTDYKGSVPYHKNDNVNPLPKGFKHAQPYLKNLWLGYPFMYEYNETRGHTYAIDDFVNIDRINRFAADGKGNLPATCWNCKTPKMMEWVGQYGDKFWSMDVNEFRAKDKINAHEESISCATCHDPGTMELRLYSEPLKDWLKRSGKDWQKISRNEKRTLVCAQCHVEYYFTHKDNGPAAKPVFPWDNGFNPEDMYQYYKGHGAKDADGKPGPFVDWVHAASKVPMIKMQHPEYETFQDGPHGAAGVSCVDCHMQYVREDGKKMTSHWITSPMKDPEMRACRQCHADKTGEYLRQRVLNTQKKTYDQLIKAQEISVKAHEAVRLANAYEGRRAPNYEALMTEAREMVRKGQLFWDYVSAENSVGFHNPTKALDTLMTSMECSQKAVDLATQATEFGIAPMLAGDIKEIVPPILNMSRKLQQDPEFLKQNPWTKLLPALPKAEQVWEGQDRLTSQGSQGK, encoded by the coding sequence ATGAATAAGCGAATTGTGACCACGGCCCTGGCTCTGGCCACGCTGCTGGGCGTTGCTTTGCTCAGCGGCTGTCAGGATGTATCCACCGAGCTGAAGGCCCCCAAATATAAAACGGGCATTCCTGAAACAGAACTCAAGATGTCGGCCTTCAAGGGCGCATTTCCCCAGCAGTATGCTTCGTATATGAAAAATAACGAAGACAAGGTCATGACCGACTATAAAGGGTCTGTGCCTTACCATAAAAATGACAATGTGAACCCCCTGCCCAAGGGCTTCAAACATGCTCAGCCCTACCTGAAAAATCTCTGGCTGGGCTATCCTTTCATGTATGAATACAATGAAACGCGTGGGCATACCTACGCCATTGACGACTTTGTAAATATTGACCGCATCAACCGTTTCGCGGCTGACGGCAAGGGCAACCTGCCCGCCACCTGCTGGAACTGCAAGACCCCCAAGATGATGGAATGGGTCGGCCAGTACGGCGATAAATTCTGGTCTATGGACGTCAATGAATTCCGCGCCAAAGACAAAATCAACGCTCATGAAGAAAGCATAAGCTGCGCCACCTGCCACGACCCCGGCACGATGGAGCTGCGCCTGTATTCCGAACCGCTCAAGGACTGGCTCAAGCGCAGCGGCAAGGACTGGCAGAAGATAAGCCGCAACGAAAAGCGCACTCTCGTCTGCGCCCAGTGCCATGTGGAATACTACTTCACCCACAAGGACAACGGCCCGGCTGCCAAGCCCGTATTCCCCTGGGATAACGGCTTCAACCCCGAAGACATGTATCAGTACTACAAGGGCCACGGAGCCAAGGACGCCGACGGCAAGCCCGGCCCCTTTGTTGACTGGGTACACGCTGCCTCCAAGGTACCCATGATCAAGATGCAGCACCCCGAGTACGAAACCTTCCAGGACGGTCCCCACGGCGCTGCCGGAGTTTCCTGCGTCGACTGCCACATGCAGTACGTGCGTGAAGACGGCAAGAAGATGACGAGCCACTGGATCACCTCGCCCATGAAGGACCCCGAAATGCGCGCCTGCCGCCAGTGCCATGCTGACAAGACCGGCGAATACCTGCGCCAGCGCGTGCTTAACACCCAGAAGAAGACCTACGACCAGCTGATCAAGGCACAGGAAATATCCGTCAAGGCTCATGAAGCCGTGCGTCTTGCCAATGCTTACGAAGGCCGCCGCGCGCCCAACTATGAAGCCCTTATGACTGAAGCGCGCGAAATGGTGCGCAAGGGCCAGTTGTTCTGGGACTACGTCTCCGCTGAAAATAGCGTGGGCTTCCATAACCCGACCAAGGCGCTCGACACGCTCATGACCAGTATGGAATGCAGCCAGAAGGCCGTTGATCTGGCCACCCAGGCCACGGAATTCGGCATCGCCCCCATGCTGGCTGGCGACATCAAGGAGATTGTGCCGCCCATTCTGAACATGAGCCGCAAGCTTCAGCAGGATCCCGAGTTCCTCAAGCAGAACCCCTGGACCAAGCTGCTGCCTGCGCTGCCCAAGGCTGAACAGGTATGGGAAGGGCAGGACCGCCTGACCTCCCAAGGCAGTCAGGGAAAGTAA
- a CDS encoding cytochrome c3 family protein, giving the protein MGIPRNGPWLKWLMGGVAAGVVLMGVLAYAMTTTDQRPFCASCHIMQEAAVTQKMGTHANLSCNDCHAPHNLLVKLPFKAKEGLRDVVGNIMGHDIPRPLSLHTRDVVNANCKACHAQTNINVASMDAKPYCVDCHRGVAHMRMKPISTRTVAYE; this is encoded by the coding sequence ATGGGTATACCCCGCAATGGACCCTGGCTGAAATGGCTGATGGGCGGCGTTGCGGCGGGAGTGGTGCTGATGGGAGTTCTGGCATATGCCATGACGACCACCGACCAGCGACCGTTCTGCGCCAGTTGTCACATCATGCAGGAGGCTGCCGTTACCCAGAAGATGGGCACGCACGCCAATCTTTCCTGCAATGATTGCCACGCCCCGCACAATCTTTTGGTCAAGTTGCCGTTCAAGGCAAAAGAAGGCCTGCGCGATGTGGTGGGCAACATTATGGGGCACGATATTCCGCGTCCCTTAAGTCTGCACACGCGTGACGTGGTAAACGCCAACTGCAAGGCGTGCCATGCCCAAACCAACATCAACGTGGCCAGCATGGACGCAAAGCCCTACTGTGTGGATTGCCACAGGGGCGTGGCCCACATGCGTATGAAGCCTATCAGTACAAGGACGGTAGCCTATGAATAA
- a CDS encoding ATP-binding protein — MTSTDAKKNGPVIWIPLLACFFWLVLTLALYRQASQVDEAHRLELEHTRLSTVARQLMDARNWNATHGGVYVLKSEYGQPNPWLPEGERTLATEDGRTLVLMNPAYMSRQLAERSSEPGIGISIISNVPLRPENKADTWESGALGQCTEEAREVFSAPGEDGQGKLRLLSVLVAQESCLRCHLGRKVGEVLGGISVSQDADVYLHNVEQQQRNMQLLYSLLGLTGVLAIGGLTLNLTRRRWLAEETSRMKSAFMARLSHDMRTPLTAILGMSELLQQKGMQEQDRKKALRYLSQAGSALLEMVRDVTDHASLEQGALQLRPAPFALRAALEDCMALFRPVAEAKGLDIDLDVNPDLPDAVVGDCFRLRQTLGNLVSNAVKFTELGRVRVCVEPAGRKAGGINQGAADTLRLKIMVQDTGPGLPEEDAERIFESFQRGSDNPSVPGTGLGLYISRTIARRMGGDVTVISSPGCGSCFTLELCLQLPSWTDQKKKNGGCGPQGPENVADKQDAGGAQAPACDSVGGTASSVAPVADCRPAQELGQEPGLRVSLKAGPEADEIPNSQASFPQNGCFAGCRILVAEDNEANRYIMEHMLRAEGACVRMARDGKSALAALEDGPWDMVILDARMPDMGGLEVLQAVRAGHTAASPRQKIIIYTAALDAEDRQRSADLQADMVLLKPLTFASLRTELASLLSARERDGMGQNRMCQEDTCQDNASVCGQASPCASGMPCGDVPSAGSIPARCEADCCSSVRSAPRGCAVSFPNSPQEEALMPWNRQEALAALDHDHELLVQLAEVLRKDLQARGAHLEAALSAGDAYNLRRLAHAVKNSAGTMRFDVLHARAGDTESAQEADLEQAAAHMQRALHEALAMLDEYLDESLGAEPDADFMAGKTAAPECDLAPAGRKGDC, encoded by the coding sequence ATGACATCTACAGATGCGAAGAAAAACGGTCCGGTTATCTGGATTCCTCTACTGGCCTGTTTTTTCTGGCTTGTGCTCACCCTTGCCCTCTACCGGCAAGCCTCGCAGGTTGACGAAGCCCATAGACTTGAGTTGGAGCATACCAGACTTTCAACCGTTGCGCGACAACTTATGGATGCGCGTAATTGGAATGCGACCCACGGCGGTGTGTATGTGCTGAAAAGCGAATACGGCCAGCCTAACCCCTGGCTGCCGGAGGGCGAACGCACTCTTGCCACCGAAGACGGCCGCACGCTTGTGCTCATGAATCCCGCGTATATGAGCCGTCAACTGGCTGAACGCAGTTCGGAACCTGGCATAGGAATCAGCATCATAAGTAACGTGCCTCTGCGGCCGGAAAACAAGGCTGATACTTGGGAATCTGGCGCTCTCGGCCAGTGTACGGAAGAGGCGCGGGAAGTTTTCAGCGCTCCCGGGGAGGATGGGCAGGGGAAATTACGCCTGCTCAGCGTGCTTGTGGCGCAGGAAAGCTGCCTGCGTTGTCATCTGGGACGCAAGGTGGGCGAGGTGCTCGGGGGCATCAGCGTCAGCCAGGATGCAGACGTTTACCTGCATAATGTGGAGCAGCAACAGCGCAACATGCAGCTGTTATACTCCCTGCTGGGGCTGACGGGCGTTCTTGCCATTGGGGGGCTGACCCTCAATCTCACGCGCCGCCGCTGGCTTGCAGAGGAAACCAGCCGCATGAAGAGCGCTTTTATGGCCCGCCTGAGTCATGATATGCGCACCCCGCTGACAGCCATACTGGGCATGAGCGAACTGCTGCAACAAAAGGGCATGCAGGAGCAGGACCGCAAAAAGGCCTTGCGCTATCTTTCCCAGGCGGGCAGCGCCCTGCTGGAAATGGTGCGTGACGTGACAGACCACGCAAGTCTGGAACAGGGGGCCCTGCAACTGCGGCCAGCCCCTTTTGCCTTGCGCGCCGCGCTTGAAGACTGCATGGCGCTTTTCAGGCCAGTGGCTGAAGCCAAGGGGTTGGATATTGATCTGGACGTGAATCCGGATTTGCCGGATGCCGTGGTGGGTGACTGCTTTCGCCTGCGGCAGACCTTGGGCAACCTTGTAAGCAATGCGGTAAAATTTACTGAGCTGGGGCGGGTGCGCGTTTGTGTGGAACCTGCCGGACGCAAGGCAGGGGGCATCAATCAGGGCGCGGCTGACACCCTGCGGCTTAAAATTATGGTGCAGGATACCGGGCCGGGGCTGCCCGAGGAAGACGCCGAGCGCATATTCGAAAGCTTTCAGCGTGGCAGCGATAATCCCAGCGTTCCGGGCACTGGCCTTGGCCTGTATATCTCGCGCACTATCGCCCGCCGCATGGGCGGTGATGTGACCGTGATTTCCTCGCCGGGGTGCGGATCGTGTTTTACCCTTGAACTTTGCTTGCAACTGCCAAGCTGGACAGATCAGAAGAAAAAGAATGGCGGCTGCGGCCCGCAAGGGCCAGAAAATGTTGCAGACAAACAGGATGCGGGCGGTGCGCAGGCTCCGGCCTGCGACAGTGTTGGCGGTACTGCCTCGTCTGTTGCCCCTGTGGCAGATTGCCGGCCCGCTCAAGAGCTTGGTCAGGAGCCAGGTTTGAGGGTTAGCCTGAAAGCTGGCCCCGAGGCTGACGAAATTCCGAACTCGCAGGCGTCCTTTCCGCAAAACGGTTGCTTTGCGGGCTGCCGCATTCTTGTGGCTGAAGACAATGAGGCCAATCGATATATTATGGAGCACATGCTGCGGGCAGAGGGCGCTTGCGTGCGTATGGCCCGTGACGGCAAAAGCGCTCTGGCCGCTCTGGAGGATGGCCCGTGGGATATGGTCATCCTTGACGCGCGCATGCCCGACATGGGCGGGCTGGAGGTTTTGCAAGCCGTGCGTGCAGGACATACCGCTGCTTCGCCCCGGCAGAAAATCATTATCTATACCGCCGCCCTCGATGCGGAAGACAGGCAACGCAGCGCAGATCTGCAGGCGGATATGGTTTTGCTCAAGCCGCTTACCTTTGCAAGCCTGCGTACGGAGCTGGCTTCATTGCTGTCAGCCAGAGAAAGAGACGGTATGGGCCAGAATCGTATGTGCCAAGAAGATACGTGCCAAGACAACGCGTCTGTGTGTGGGCAAGCGTCTCCTTGCGCGTCCGGCATGCCTTGCGGAGACGTGCCTTCCGCTGGTTCCATACCCGCACGTTGCGAGGCGGATTGCTGCTCCAGCGTACGTTCTGCTCCTCGTGGATGCGCCGTATCCTTTCCAAATTCGCCTCAAGAGGAGGCACTCATGCCCTGGAACAGGCAGGAAGCGCTTGCCGCGCTGGACCACGACCATGAACTGCTGGTGCAGCTGGCCGAGGTTTTGAGAAAAGATCTTCAGGCTCGTGGCGCGCACCTTGAGGCGGCCTTGAGCGCAGGCGATGCTTACAATCTGCGGCGTCTGGCGCATGCCGTAAAAAATTCAGCCGGAACCATGCGCTTTGATGTGCTGCACGCGCGGGCTGGCGACACTGAAAGTGCGCAGGAGGCTGATCTGGAACAGGCTGCGGCGCATATGCAGCGTGCCTTGCACGAAGCGCTGGCCATGCTGGACGAGTATCTGGATGAATCCTTGGGCGCGGAACCTGATGCGGATTTTATGGCAGGCAAAACTGCTGCCCCGGAATGTGATTTGGCCCCGGCGGGCCGCAAGGGAGACTGCTGA
- a CDS encoding sigma-54-dependent transcriptional regulator: MARILVVDDEALMRTMVEVVCTRMGHEVLLAESISQGLDMGRKGVDVVLLDVWLPDGSGLEWQGDFAHLPGLPDVVIITGHGDGDAAEAALRSGAWEFLTKPLKVRDIEQCLRHVLTFRQNRVPGPEALLVDSGHILGAGMGMSRALKLLAQAAQSEVNVLLLGETGVGKEVFAKTLFRNSARAARPFVTVDCASLPENLVESHLFGHSRGAFTGADRARDGLLLAAHKGTLFLDEVGDLPQSMQGAFLRALELRRFRPVGEVREVNSDFRLVAATNRDIEGMTGDGSFRSDLLYRLQGITIVIPPLRERRDEIPALAQQAASRFCLHNDLPPKAISGQVLDMLMEYSWPGNVRELINSTERACLAAGQGDLLLPVHLPTRMRVDEARRRMGRGQDGGFGEAVGSVALGANGISAGQASGAQPGNTAPVTAALPPLPGDEQDLPPLRQWKALAEENYVRRIWAASGADARKAAGMAGISRGHWYELMKKCGL; the protein is encoded by the coding sequence ATGGCCCGTATTCTTGTGGTGGATGACGAAGCTCTCATGCGCACGATGGTCGAAGTGGTGTGTACCCGCATGGGCCATGAAGTCTTGCTGGCGGAGAGCATCAGTCAGGGGCTGGATATGGGCCGCAAGGGAGTGGACGTGGTGCTGCTTGACGTCTGGCTGCCCGACGGCAGCGGGCTTGAGTGGCAGGGCGACTTTGCGCATTTGCCGGGTCTGCCCGATGTGGTCATCATCACCGGGCACGGCGACGGCGACGCCGCCGAAGCTGCCCTGCGTTCGGGCGCGTGGGAATTTTTGACCAAGCCTCTGAAGGTGCGGGATATTGAGCAATGCCTGCGCCATGTTTTGACCTTCCGCCAAAACAGGGTGCCTGGGCCGGAAGCACTGCTGGTGGACAGCGGGCACATTCTCGGCGCGGGCATGGGCATGAGCCGGGCGTTGAAGCTGCTGGCCCAGGCTGCGCAAAGCGAAGTGAACGTCCTCTTGCTGGGTGAAACTGGCGTAGGCAAAGAAGTTTTTGCCAAGACGCTGTTTCGCAACAGTGCGCGGGCCGCGCGTCCTTTTGTAACAGTGGACTGCGCCTCGCTGCCTGAAAACCTTGTGGAAAGCCATCTTTTCGGGCACAGCCGCGGGGCGTTCACCGGAGCAGACAGGGCGCGGGACGGGCTTTTGCTGGCGGCACACAAAGGCACGCTCTTTCTTGACGAAGTGGGCGACCTGCCGCAGTCCATGCAGGGAGCATTTTTGCGCGCCCTTGAGCTGCGGCGGTTCAGACCCGTGGGAGAAGTGCGGGAGGTCAACAGCGATTTTCGCCTTGTGGCCGCCACCAACAGAGACATTGAAGGCATGACCGGAGACGGAAGCTTTCGCTCTGACCTGTTGTACCGTTTGCAGGGCATTACCATAGTCATACCGCCCCTGCGGGAAAGAAGAGACGAAATTCCTGCCTTGGCCCAGCAGGCGGCAAGCCGCTTCTGCCTGCATAACGATTTGCCGCCCAAGGCCATTTCCGGGCAGGTGCTGGATATGCTTATGGAGTATTCCTGGCCGGGCAATGTGCGGGAACTTATCAACAGCACAGAGCGCGCCTGTCTGGCGGCTGGGCAGGGTGATCTGCTTTTGCCCGTGCATCTGCCCACCCGCATGCGCGTTGATGAGGCACGCCGCCGCATGGGACGCGGGCAGGATGGCGGTTTTGGCGAAGCAGTGGGCAGTGTTGCCCTTGGCGCAAACGGAATTTCCGCCGGGCAGGCCTCGGGAGCACAGCCGGGGAACACTGCTCCCGTAACTGCAGCGCTGCCCCCGCTGCCTGGCGACGAGCAGGATTTGCCGCCTTTGCGCCAATGGAAGGCTTTGGCTGAAGAAAATTATGTGCGGCGCATTTGGGCCGCCAGCGGGGCTGATGCCCGCAAGGCCGCAGGCATGGCTGGCATATCGCGGGGCCATTGGTATGAGCTGATGAAAAAGTGTGGTCTTTGA
- a CDS encoding methyl-accepting chemotaxis protein, giving the protein MLRAISISQRITCFVILMITMTISMAILSFFMTSGVINEGTAVARSQLLDSQRARIKDVTHASALGLAAMTKDLPKQEQLRVITDYVEKSRFEDDSSGYFYVYEGTISVAHPTQKQLIGKDLSGTADKQGVHYVTELHKASTKGGGFVDFIFPKPGAGDVFKLGYAENVAGTPYWIGTGVYIDNVDRDETKLRTTMQGLLTHTLTTYGGGFLAILLLIVIPLSYHLVTSITKPLSGITGQARAVAAGDLDVHIAPTGKDEVAVLEQALRDMVGNLKQLINQAAEKSRQADEAAAEARIAQGEAEQAGKDAQAKAAAMLMAADKLEQVAHVVSTASTQLSAQIEQSDKGALDSARRLTDAATAMNEMNATVQSVAQNASEASVASSETRERAVAGARIVEQAVHSIGQVHEVSLRLTENMGQLNDQAQAISKIMNVISDIADQTNLLALNAAIEAARAGEAGRGFAVVADEVRKLAEKTMASTHDVGNAIKAIQESTAKSMAAMEGAAEQVNQATEFANQSGLALSEIVTTVEVTADQVNAIAAASEQQSAASEEINRSITSVNEVVQQTAQAMNEAARSVSDLARQAHSLSDLIGEMKK; this is encoded by the coding sequence ATGCTCAGAGCCATCAGCATTTCGCAACGCATAACGTGCTTTGTCATACTTATGATAACCATGACCATAAGTATGGCTATCTTGTCCTTTTTTATGACCAGCGGCGTCATCAACGAGGGAACCGCTGTTGCCAGAAGCCAGCTGCTTGATTCGCAGCGTGCGCGCATCAAGGACGTGACCCACGCCTCTGCTCTGGGATTGGCCGCCATGACAAAAGACCTGCCAAAGCAGGAACAGTTGCGCGTCATTACGGACTATGTTGAAAAATCCCGCTTTGAGGACGACTCCTCCGGGTACTTTTATGTCTACGAAGGCACGATCAGTGTGGCCCACCCCACACAAAAACAGCTCATTGGCAAAGACCTGTCCGGCACAGCAGACAAACAGGGCGTACACTACGTCACGGAACTGCATAAGGCCTCAACCAAAGGCGGGGGCTTTGTTGACTTTATCTTTCCCAAACCCGGTGCTGGCGACGTGTTCAAGCTCGGCTATGCTGAAAATGTTGCGGGAACGCCCTACTGGATTGGTACCGGCGTTTACATAGACAACGTGGACAGAGACGAGACCAAACTGCGCACCACCATGCAGGGTTTGCTCACACATACCCTGACTACCTATGGCGGCGGCTTTTTGGCCATTTTGCTGCTCATCGTCATACCCCTTTCCTACCATCTGGTGACGTCCATCACCAAACCCCTGAGCGGCATCACCGGGCAGGCCCGCGCCGTGGCCGCGGGCGATCTGGATGTGCATATCGCCCCCACAGGCAAGGACGAGGTGGCTGTTCTGGAACAGGCCCTGCGCGACATGGTCGGCAACCTGAAGCAGCTTATCAATCAGGCGGCAGAAAAAAGCCGTCAGGCTGACGAAGCCGCAGCCGAAGCCAGAATTGCCCAGGGCGAAGCCGAACAGGCGGGCAAGGATGCGCAGGCAAAGGCAGCAGCCATGCTTATGGCCGCCGACAAGCTTGAACAGGTGGCCCATGTGGTCAGCACCGCTTCAACGCAGCTTTCGGCCCAGATCGAGCAGTCCGACAAGGGCGCGCTTGATTCCGCCCGCCGCCTGACTGACGCAGCTACTGCCATGAATGAAATGAACGCCACGGTGCAGAGCGTGGCCCAAAACGCGTCCGAAGCCTCCGTAGCTTCAAGCGAAACACGCGAAAGGGCCGTGGCAGGCGCGCGTATTGTGGAACAGGCCGTGCACAGCATAGGCCAGGTACACGAAGTTTCACTGCGTCTTACGGAAAATATGGGGCAGCTCAACGATCAGGCCCAGGCCATCAGCAAGATCATGAACGTTATTTCCGACATTGCGGACCAGACCAACCTGCTGGCCCTCAATGCCGCCATTGAAGCTGCCCGCGCTGGTGAAGCCGGTCGCGGCTTCGCCGTGGTGGCCGATGAAGTGCGCAAGCTGGCCGAAAAAACAATGGCCTCCACGCACGACGTGGGCAATGCTATCAAGGCCATTCAGGAAAGCACGGCAAAAAGCATGGCCGCAATGGAAGGCGCTGCGGAGCAGGTAAATCAGGCTACGGAGTTTGCCAACCAGTCCGGTCTTGCCCTCAGTGAAATTGTTACCACAGTCGAGGTCACGGCAGATCAGGTCAACGCCATTGCCGCCGCCAGCGAACAACAGTCCGCCGCCAGCGAAGAGATCAACCGCTCCATTACCTCGGTTAACGAAGTGGTGCAGCAGACGGCTCAGGCAATGAACGAAGCTGCCCGGTCTGTCAGCGATCTGGCGCGGCAGGCGCACAGCCTGAGCGACCTCATTGGTGAAATGAAAAAATAA